In a genomic window of Pedobacter sp. KBS0701:
- the ggt gene encoding gamma-glutamyltransferase, protein MRKTIKPLNNLKISLIYLSTVLLFAGCVTGQLGKNNSGEYKNGMVVSAHPEASQVGIDILKRGGNAVDAAVAVQFALAVVYPNAGNIGGGGFMVYRGANGEISALDFREKAAAAASRDMYLDAAGNPVVDKSLYGHLAAGVPGSVDGMVEAHKKYGRLSWAQVLQPAINLAQNGFKITKRQAGELNALHRKFMDFNPNGTALVNLEKTWQENDLLIQKELGNTIKQIQEKGRAGFYEGAVADSVVAEMQRGKGLITREDLKNYHAIWRKPITGNYRGYKIITMPPTSSGGIALIQLLQSVEPYPLKKWGHNADSTVQVIVEAERRVYADRATYLGDPDFYAVPQQQLLNASYNKSRMANFSWTAATPSSAVLAGEIKGAEHEETTHFSIVDRDGNAVSITTTLNGSYGSLVAVKGAGFLLNNEMDDFSVKPGAPNMYGLVGGEANAIAPNKRMLSSMTPSIVEKDGKLFMVVGTPGGSTIITSVFQTIINVIDFDMPMQSAVAAKKFHHQWLPDEVYVEKDAIDSLSVEKLKAKGYKIIQRGPIGRVDAILKTKWGNYQGGADPRGDDKAIGW, encoded by the coding sequence ATGCGGAAAACTATAAAGCCCCTCAATAACCTAAAAATATCGTTAATATACCTAAGCACTGTGTTGTTATTCGCTGGCTGTGTAACCGGACAATTGGGTAAAAACAACAGCGGTGAATATAAAAATGGAATGGTGGTTTCTGCCCATCCGGAAGCGTCGCAGGTGGGTATAGATATTTTAAAAAGAGGAGGGAATGCTGTTGATGCAGCCGTTGCAGTTCAGTTCGCGCTTGCAGTAGTTTATCCTAACGCAGGGAATATTGGCGGGGGTGGCTTTATGGTATATCGTGGTGCAAACGGCGAAATCAGTGCTTTAGATTTTAGAGAAAAAGCCGCTGCGGCAGCCAGCAGAGATATGTATCTGGATGCTGCTGGCAATCCGGTTGTTGATAAAAGTCTTTACGGCCATTTAGCTGCGGGCGTACCAGGATCTGTAGATGGTATGGTAGAGGCACACAAAAAATACGGAAGGCTTTCCTGGGCACAAGTATTGCAGCCGGCAATAAATTTAGCGCAAAACGGTTTTAAAATTACTAAAAGGCAGGCTGGTGAATTGAATGCTTTGCATAGAAAGTTTATGGATTTTAATCCAAATGGAACGGCCCTTGTAAATTTGGAAAAAACCTGGCAGGAAAATGATCTTTTGATCCAAAAAGAACTTGGTAATACCATAAAACAGATCCAGGAAAAAGGCAGGGCAGGTTTTTATGAAGGTGCTGTAGCCGATTCGGTTGTGGCAGAAATGCAACGCGGCAAAGGACTTATAACAAGAGAAGATTTAAAAAATTACCACGCTATCTGGCGTAAACCCATAACCGGTAACTATAGGGGCTACAAAATTATTACTATGCCGCCTACTTCTAGTGGAGGTATAGCACTGATCCAATTGCTCCAGTCTGTAGAGCCTTATCCTTTAAAAAAATGGGGACACAATGCCGATTCAACCGTGCAGGTGATTGTAGAAGCCGAAAGGAGAGTGTATGCCGATCGCGCAACATATTTAGGCGATCCTGATTTTTACGCCGTGCCACAACAACAATTATTAAATGCCTCCTATAATAAAAGTCGAATGGCAAACTTTAGCTGGACAGCAGCAACGCCAAGCAGTGCTGTTTTGGCTGGCGAAATAAAAGGTGCAGAACACGAAGAAACCACACATTTCTCCATTGTAGACCGCGATGGAAATGCCGTCTCCATTACCACTACTTTAAATGGCTCTTATGGATCGCTGGTTGCAGTAAAAGGAGCTGGCTTTTTGTTGAATAACGAAATGGACGATTTTTCTGTTAAACCTGGCGCACCCAATATGTATGGCTTAGTAGGTGGAGAAGCCAATGCCATTGCACCGAATAAACGAATGTTAAGTTCTATGACGCCAAGCATTGTAGAGAAAGATGGAAAATTATTTATGGTGGTAGGTACACCAGGCGGATCAACTATTATCACTTCTGTATTTCAAACCATTATTAATGTAATCGATTTCGATATGCCTATGCAATCCGCTGTAGCGGCTAAAAAGTTTCATCATCAATGGTTACCGGATGAGGTGTATGTAGAAAAAGATGCCATCGATAGTTTATCAGTAGAGAAATTAAAAGCAAAAGGCTATAAAATCATACAAAGAGGCCCGATTGGTAGGGTTGATGCTATTTTAAAGACAAAATGGGGAAATTATCAGGGTGGTGCTGACCCGAGGGGAGATGATAAAGCCATCGGTTGGTAA
- a CDS encoding MarR family winged helix-turn-helix transcriptional regulator has translation MKQQQTIDYHVKFAWQNMFNKYNQMASSFGITQAIGYMLINIDDVEGTAVSNLAGLLGVKATSLSRMLNNMEEANLIYRETSAGDKRSVKVFLTDFGKEKKQLAKGVVRKFNEYLDEHFSKKEKETFINLLIKLNDITVAYTVD, from the coding sequence ATGAAACAACAACAAACCATAGATTACCATGTTAAGTTTGCCTGGCAAAATATGTTTAATAAATACAATCAGATGGCATCCAGTTTCGGGATTACCCAGGCTATTGGTTATATGCTTATTAATATAGATGATGTTGAGGGAACTGCGGTATCGAATTTGGCCGGCTTGCTTGGGGTTAAAGCAACCAGTTTGTCCCGCATGTTAAATAACATGGAAGAGGCTAACCTCATTTATCGTGAAACATCTGCAGGTGATAAACGTTCGGTAAAGGTTTTTCTGACCGATTTTGGTAAAGAGAAAAAACAATTAGCCAAAGGGGTTGTGCGAAAATTTAATGAATATCTTGATGAGCATTTCTCGAAAAAAGAAAAAGAGACTTTTATTAACCTGCTTATCAAACTAAATGATATTACAGTAGCATATACTGTTGATTAA
- a CDS encoding DUF6089 family protein produces MKLQLFKTLPVALAGLLIGSAASAQESPATSSTTFRTWSVGVNAGVLTPLSPLGGKNDFSNNKSSFGYGLYVKKQFTPYFSLRLDGVRGKLKGDNSEPYEGGSVNNSPVKAFDTQLSYSGTLSAVVNMFNIDMFKKENALQLYASAGAGIAGYKPTITTAAGTSLYAGDKNINELIIPVGLGAKFKISDAVNFDLGWTISFVDGDNLDGYYKNGNDKYNYAYAGLEFALGSGKQLAFHNPVALTYDEALKAKQTAEGLKSELNAQKADNAKLRSELNDILKDTDGDGVADKLDKCPDTPAGTVVDGAGCPLKTPEKVVEKVIVTEEDRKVVNEAIKNLEFDLGKATIRSKSYASLNRVAALLIQKNFSLKLAGHTDNTGSKELNLRLSKDRAESVKAYLVSQGANASRIEATGYGMGQPIATNKTAAGRQQNRRVEFTLY; encoded by the coding sequence ATGAAACTACAATTATTCAAAACACTACCGGTTGCACTCGCTGGTTTATTGATTGGGTCGGCTGCTTCAGCTCAGGAAAGTCCTGCAACTTCATCAACCACCTTCAGGACCTGGTCTGTCGGCGTAAATGCCGGTGTACTTACGCCATTATCACCATTGGGTGGAAAAAATGATTTCAGTAATAACAAGTCAAGCTTTGGTTATGGCCTTTACGTCAAAAAACAGTTTACACCTTATTTCTCTCTTCGTTTAGATGGAGTTCGGGGTAAATTAAAAGGCGATAATTCCGAGCCTTATGAAGGTGGTTCGGTAAATAACTCTCCTGTAAAAGCTTTCGACACACAGTTGTCTTATTCAGGAACTTTAAGTGCTGTAGTAAACATGTTCAATATAGATATGTTTAAGAAAGAGAATGCTTTGCAACTTTATGCTTCTGCAGGTGCGGGTATTGCAGGTTATAAGCCTACTATTACCACAGCAGCTGGTACATCTTTATATGCAGGTGATAAAAACATTAATGAATTAATCATCCCGGTAGGTTTAGGCGCAAAATTTAAAATTTCTGATGCAGTTAACTTCGATTTAGGTTGGACGATCAGCTTTGTTGATGGCGATAACTTAGATGGTTACTACAAAAATGGAAATGATAAATACAACTATGCTTATGCCGGTTTAGAGTTTGCCTTAGGTAGCGGAAAACAATTGGCTTTCCACAATCCGGTTGCTTTAACTTATGATGAAGCTTTAAAAGCGAAACAAACCGCAGAAGGTTTAAAATCAGAGTTGAATGCCCAAAAAGCTGATAATGCAAAATTACGTTCGGAACTAAATGATATTTTGAAAGATACTGATGGTGATGGTGTTGCAGACAAATTGGATAAATGCCCTGATACACCAGCAGGTACTGTTGTAGATGGAGCTGGTTGTCCGTTAAAAACGCCGGAAAAAGTTGTAGAAAAAGTTATTGTTACTGAAGAAGACCGTAAGGTAGTTAACGAAGCGATTAAAAACCTGGAATTCGATTTAGGTAAAGCAACTATCCGTTCTAAATCTTATGCATCCTTAAATAGAGTTGCAGCATTATTGATTCAGAAAAACTTTAGCTTAAAATTAGCTGGTCATACAGATAATACAGGTTCAAAAGAATTAAACTTGCGTTTATCGAAAGATAGAGCAGAATCTGTAAAAGCTTATTTAGTTTCTCAAGGCGCTAATGCATCACGTATTGAGGCTACAGGTTACGGTATGGGTCAACCAATTGCTACTAATAAAACTGCAGCTGGTCGTCAACAAAACCGTCGCGTAGAGTTTACACTTTACTAG
- a CDS encoding long-chain fatty acid--CoA ligase, producing MAAEIKRVFDLLKYSLENPKQEFISGKINGKWINYSTVNFCNAVDNLSRGLIKQGIGKGGRVAVMSHNRPEWNIADFAANQIGAYQIPLYPTLAEHDIQFILKDAEIAIIFVADEDLHKKIKPCADAINPDIKIYSFNEITEVENWNTLIELGKASNDIDLEEYRAKVEPEDVLTLIYTSGTTGTPKGVMLTHNNLVANFVNSAVVIPEGVKKGLSFLPLSHIFERMIIYLYLFNYTGIYYAESMETIVADIQHVKPNVFSTVPRLLEKVYDKIMEKGKALTGIKKGIFFWSVALAEKYTIDAGAWYNFKLGIARKLVFKKWQEALGGEIVVIVSGGAALNPRLARIFWAAGMPVFEGYGLTETSPVITVNHLGGTMFGTVGEVIKGVEVKIAPDGEVLTRGHQVMKGYYNRPDLTDEAIDKEGWFHTGDIGELVDGRFLRITDRKKEMFKTAGGKYVAPQMLENKYKESIFIEQIMVLGENRKFPSALIVPNFETLKTWAGRKGITFTSNEEIIKNEQVLTKYNEVIEAANVGFGKWEQVKRFALLAKEWSIDGGELTPKLSLKRKVITEKNNEVIEKIYKDAENYKAPQ from the coding sequence CAATTTTTGTAACGCTGTAGATAACCTAAGCCGTGGATTAATTAAACAGGGCATAGGCAAAGGGGGCAGGGTTGCTGTAATGTCGCACAACCGGCCAGAGTGGAATATTGCCGATTTTGCGGCCAACCAGATTGGGGCTTATCAGATTCCATTATATCCAACTTTAGCCGAGCACGATATTCAGTTTATCTTAAAAGATGCAGAAATCGCCATTATTTTTGTGGCTGATGAAGATTTGCATAAAAAAATTAAACCTTGTGCCGATGCCATAAACCCGGATATTAAAATTTATAGCTTTAACGAAATTACGGAAGTCGAAAACTGGAATACGTTAATTGAACTGGGCAAAGCGAGTAACGATATCGATTTGGAAGAATATCGCGCAAAAGTGGAGCCTGAAGATGTTTTAACCTTAATTTATACTTCAGGTACAACAGGAACACCTAAGGGAGTAATGTTAACACACAATAACTTAGTCGCAAATTTTGTAAACTCAGCCGTAGTTATACCAGAAGGCGTTAAAAAAGGTTTAAGTTTTCTGCCTTTATCACACATTTTCGAGCGGATGATCATTTATTTATATCTGTTCAATTATACCGGAATTTATTATGCAGAAAGTATGGAAACTATTGTAGCCGATATTCAGCATGTAAAACCCAATGTATTTTCTACCGTTCCAAGGCTTCTCGAAAAAGTATACGATAAGATAATGGAAAAGGGTAAAGCATTAACTGGAATTAAGAAAGGAATTTTCTTCTGGTCTGTAGCTTTAGCCGAAAAATATACCATTGATGCAGGTGCCTGGTATAACTTTAAATTGGGGATTGCCCGTAAGTTGGTTTTCAAAAAATGGCAGGAAGCTTTAGGCGGCGAAATCGTGGTGATCGTATCTGGCGGAGCAGCGCTAAATCCGCGTCTGGCGAGAATTTTCTGGGCAGCTGGTATGCCTGTTTTTGAAGGATATGGACTTACTGAAACCTCGCCGGTAATTACGGTTAACCATTTGGGAGGAACCATGTTCGGAACGGTAGGGGAAGTAATTAAAGGTGTGGAAGTTAAAATAGCACCAGATGGAGAAGTCTTAACCCGGGGACATCAGGTAATGAAAGGTTACTATAACCGACCTGACTTAACTGATGAAGCGATAGATAAAGAGGGGTGGTTCCATACCGGAGATATTGGAGAACTGGTTGATGGCCGCTTTTTAAGAATCACCGACCGTAAAAAAGAAATGTTTAAAACAGCAGGCGGTAAGTATGTTGCTCCACAAATGCTGGAGAATAAATATAAAGAATCGATTTTTATCGAACAGATTATGGTTTTGGGTGAAAATAGAAAATTCCCTTCTGCATTGATCGTTCCTAATTTCGAAACCTTAAAAACCTGGGCAGGTAGAAAAGGCATTACTTTTACCTCGAATGAAGAGATTATTAAAAACGAACAGGTGCTTACTAAATATAATGAGGTTATCGAAGCCGCAAATGTAGGGTTTGGTAAATGGGAGCAGGTAAAAAGATTTGCATTGTTAGCTAAAGAGTGGAGCATAGATGGCGGTGAGCTTACCCCAAAATTAAGTTTGAAAAGAAAGGTAATTACCGAAAAAAACAATGAGGTAATAGAAAAAATATATAAAGATGCGGAAAACTATAAAGCCCCTCAATAA
- a CDS encoding DUF885 family protein, translated as MRKLFSLFLFLTVAVQLHAQTNEASLISPLINQYQSDVTMLNRKYTLKRSDEYFKRMQGFYAEWQKQLRALPFNKLTVNERVDYILLKRDIRSDSANLQQQYTEFKSNIFALPFAKTVLDFEAKRRIGTQQDGKIIQQQFEQLKEAIQKTTKAVKNKDLIVTPVQASWAQQTVNQYLAVFTEAYKFYNGYDPQFTKATKAVYPDVVGAVNEYAAVLGKIAKTSNAKDDGSGIIGNPIGRIALLSSLNDEMIAYTPEQIEAIAMREFAWCDAEMLKASQLMGFGNDWKKALEKVKTDYPELGKQPELVYELANEAINFVEKNNLIAIPPLAKEGWRMRMLSPQEQLYAPFFLGGESVLIAYPTEDMSEDAKMMTLRGNNRHFSRAVVFHELIPGHNLQYFMQSRYKPYRKVFGTPFWTEGWSLYWEMLLWDQNFATSPEDKIGMLFWRMHRCARIIFSMNYHLGKWTPQQCIDFLVDRVGFERANAEAEVRRSFTGGYGPLYQIGYMLGGLQFRALHNELVQSGKMTNIEFHNRILYENNMPVEMVRALLTNQRLPENFSTRWKFAGDIN; from the coding sequence ATGCGCAAACTATTTTCCCTGTTTTTATTTCTAACAGTTGCGGTACAATTACACGCTCAAACTAATGAAGCCAGCCTGATAAGTCCACTGATTAATCAATACCAATCAGATGTGACCATGCTTAACCGTAAATATACGCTCAAGCGATCGGATGAATATTTTAAGCGGATGCAAGGCTTTTATGCTGAATGGCAAAAACAGTTAAGGGCATTGCCTTTTAACAAGCTAACTGTAAACGAAAGGGTAGATTATATTTTGCTTAAACGCGATATCCGATCAGACTCGGCAAATTTGCAACAGCAATACACCGAATTTAAAAGCAATATTTTTGCTTTGCCATTTGCCAAAACAGTATTAGATTTTGAGGCAAAACGGAGGATTGGTACGCAACAAGATGGCAAAATTATCCAACAACAGTTCGAACAACTGAAAGAGGCCATTCAGAAAACCACAAAGGCAGTAAAAAACAAAGATTTAATTGTGACGCCAGTACAGGCTTCATGGGCACAGCAAACTGTGAATCAATACCTGGCTGTATTTACTGAAGCTTATAAATTTTATAATGGTTACGATCCGCAATTTACCAAAGCCACAAAAGCAGTTTATCCGGATGTAGTAGGTGCAGTAAATGAATATGCTGCTGTACTGGGTAAAATAGCTAAAACCTCAAATGCCAAAGACGATGGAAGTGGTATTATTGGTAATCCGATAGGAAGAATAGCTTTATTAAGCAGCTTAAACGATGAGATGATTGCCTATACACCTGAGCAGATTGAGGCTATTGCCATGAGGGAATTTGCCTGGTGCGATGCAGAAATGCTTAAAGCCTCGCAACTAATGGGCTTTGGTAACGATTGGAAAAAAGCATTGGAAAAGGTAAAAACTGATTACCCTGAATTGGGTAAACAGCCCGAATTGGTTTATGAACTAGCCAATGAAGCCATAAATTTTGTAGAGAAAAATAACCTCATCGCCATTCCTCCCCTGGCCAAAGAAGGCTGGCGCATGCGCATGTTAAGTCCGCAGGAACAATTATATGCACCGTTTTTTCTGGGTGGCGAATCTGTATTAATTGCTTATCCGACAGAAGATATGAGCGAAGATGCCAAAATGATGACCCTGCGCGGTAACAACAGGCATTTTTCCAGAGCTGTAGTTTTTCATGAACTTATTCCGGGACACAACCTTCAATATTTTATGCAAAGCCGCTACAAGCCTTATCGCAAGGTATTTGGCACCCCTTTCTGGACGGAAGGCTGGTCGCTGTACTGGGAGATGTTGCTTTGGGACCAGAATTTTGCAACATCTCCGGAGGATAAAATTGGAATGCTTTTTTGGCGCATGCACCGCTGTGCACGTATTATTTTTTCGATGAACTATCATTTAGGTAAATGGACACCTCAGCAGTGCATCGACTTTTTGGTAGATCGTGTAGGTTTTGAACGTGCCAATGCAGAGGCAGAAGTACGCAGATCGTTTACCGGGGGGTATGGGCCATTGTATCAAATTGGCTACATGTTAGGTGGATTACAGTTTAGGGCGTTGCATAACGAATTGGTACAAAGCGGTAAAATGACCAATATCGAGTTTCATAATCGCATATTGTATGAAAATAATATGCCGGTAGAAATGGTAAGGGCCTTATTAACCAACCAGCGATTACCAGAAAATTTTAGTACGCGATGGAAATTTGCGGGCGATATCAATTAA